The Primulina tabacum isolate GXHZ01 chromosome 1, ASM2559414v2, whole genome shotgun sequence genome contains the following window.
AATAGCGTGTTGGGAAATTACCCAGAAGTGATGCCGAtcacgatgataatatagtaccgaaaaaaatgcggaataaaataatcaacaagaacacaatgatttacgtggttcacccaaaataggctacgtccacggagcactgcaacttttataactggaagaaatattacaacaagtgtatacaccaatacactcaatattcctcacactcccaaacccgtgtataccgaaaaaataatttctctaactcacacaagagaattcccgcactcaagaaaaaatacactctttttctatgcactctctttttatcaaagctgaaaagtTTTTGATTTTAGGATACTAAAAGCAAACAAGGAAGGCTCAATTTATAACAAATTTCTTGAACCAACTTTGAGGATTTTCCGATGTGGGATatgtgagaaaatatttttaaattccgCGTGGGCCCCACCTCCATTAAAAACTCACCTAAcaattctcccacttgaagacttgatttcaatcatgtctTCACACCATCATTGCAGCAGCTCATATATCTCCATTTATACTTGCAGTCCGACTGAAGTTgaacacaacttcagtttgtcaatggtTACTGTCTTTGTGAGCATATCGGCTGGATTCTTACTTCCAGGAATCTTCTCCAGCATCAAGATTCCATCTTCCAGCACCGATCTGATGAAATGGTACCTAACCTGTATATGTTTTGTCCTAGCATGATAAACAGGATTTTTTGCTAAATGAatagcactctgactgtcacagtgtaacgtgctatcttcaagcttctgaCCCAATTCTTCCAGAAAGGATCTCAACCATATCATCTCCTTGCTAGCTTCTGTAACTGCAACATACTCAGCCTCTGTAGTCGAAAGCGCAACAATCTTTTGCAGCTTAGACACCCAGCTTACAACTGTACCACCTAATGTGAACACATATCCAGTAGTACTTTTCCTGCCATCCAGGTCACCACCCATATCGGCATCGACAAAACCCTGTAAGCCCAATTTTGACCTCCTGAAGCATAAAGAACAACTAGCAGTACCTTTCAAATACCTGATAATCCACTTAACTGCTTCACAGTGTTGCTTTCCTGGATTACTCATAAACCTGCTCACGACTCCCACTGCATgtgctatgtctggtcttgtacacaccattgcatacatgaggcttccgacagcagaagcataaggaacctTATTCATATAAGCCTTCTCCTGCTCCGTCGATGGTGATTGTGCTTTGGTTAGTTTGAAATGGCTAGCCAAAGGAGTACTCACAGATTTAGCTTCATCCATATTAAATCTGCTAACCACCTTTTTACGTACTCTTCTTGAGATAACTTCAAGAATCCATTCACCCGGTCTCTAAAGATCCTCATTCCAAGAATTTGCTTTGCAGCACCCAAATCCTTCATggcaaattcctttgataaatctttcttgagtttatcaatttcttccaaacAAGCTCCAGCTATCAGCATATCATCTACAGATAGCAGTAGTATGATATAAGAACCGTCAAACCTTTTCACATAACAGCAGTGATCAGCTTGACACCTTAGGAAACCATTTTCACTCATGAAtccatcaaacttcttgtaccactgtcttggagcttgtttgaggccgtacaagctcttctgaagtttgcacACCATTCTCTCTTTTCCCCGTACTTCAAAGCCCTGTGGCTgcttcatataaatttcttcatctagGTCACCGTGAagaaacgcagtctttacatccaactGCTCCAAATGTAAGTCTTCCTTCGCCACTAGTCCAAGTACTGTCCTGATAGTGGTTAGTTTAACCACCGGAGAGAAAATTTCggtgtaatcaattccttcccgTTGTTGGAAGCCTTTTACAACAAGTCTTGCCTTGTACCGCTTGCTACCATCATGCTCTTCTTTTAACCGGTACACCCACTTGTTATGTAACGCCTTTTTGCCTTGTGGAAATTATGTCAACTCCCACGTCtgattggatgacagtgaatccaTCTCATCCTCCATGGCCAACTCCCACTTGGTtgaatcatcattttgcattgcCTCTTCATAGGTCTCCGGTTCACCTTTGTCTGTCAGCAAAATATAGTGAAGTGCAGGGGAGTACCTCTCAGGTGGTCTAATGGTTCTCAAAGATCTCCTGAGTTCAATCACCGGAGTTTGtgggtcatcatcttgtgcagtttcttcttcatcttcctGGTTACTGGTTTTCGATTCATTCACAGGAATATATGTCAATGGCACTTCATCAGTCTTCTTGACTTCAGGACATTCATCTCCAGCTCCAATGTCTGACTTGTCCTTGTACAGAAGTTTCTCATTAAATATTACATCCCTGCTCCGAATGATCTTCCGATTTTGGTCATCTCAGAAACgataaccaaactcattatcTCCATAACCAATAAAGAAGCACTTCGGATCAAGTTTTGTTCTGCTTGCTGAATCAATATGAACATAGGATAGACATCCAAACACTTTCAAGAAAGAAAGGTTTATTTCTTTGCCGCTCCATACCTCTTCGGGTATTCTGCAGTCAAGCGGTATCGAAGGTCCTCTGTTGATCAGATATGCTGCAGTGTTAACAGCATCAGCCCAGAATGATTTTGGCAATCCAGAATGCAATCTCATGCTCCTTGCGCGTTCATTCAAGGTCCTGTTcatcctttcagctacaccattctgttgaggtgtaccAGGAATGGTTTTCTCCATCTTGATCCCGTTCTGTTCACAATATTTCTTGAActcatcatcttcatattctccacCATTATCAGATCGTAAGCACTTCACCTtcaagttggtctcattttccaccatggctttccaccttttaaaggtctcgtaaacatcagatttatttttcagaaaataaacccaAACTTTTCTACTCGAATCGTTAATGAATGTGACATAGTATCTCGAGCCTCCAAGGGATGTCACAGGAGATGGTCCCCATACATCAGTATGAACCAGCTCCAACTTTGCTGCTTTCGGTTCTCTACCACCTTTTAAAAAGCTCACCTTCTTCTGCTTTCCAAAGATACAACTTTCACATAGTTGGTGTTCAACAGTCTTTAATTCTGGTAGCTTTCCTTTTGACACCAACATCTTCATTCCCTTTTCACTCATTTGTACCAAGTCTATAatgccatagacttgaattGGCTCTAGCATCCACAGCTGCTAGTGTGTCTCTGCAACTGGAAGTCATATACAGTGttccagttttctttcctcgagcaacGATCATGGCTCCTTTGTTCACTTTCCAGGAACCATCACCGAAGGTCACATTATGGCCTTCATCATCGAGCTGTTCCACCGAGATCAGATTGCGTGTCAATTTTGGTACATGTCTgactttgttgattttccagACAGATCCATTTGACATCTTCATTCGTACATCACCCATACCAACAATTTTCAAAGGTTTTCCATCAGCCAGGAAAACTTTTCCGTAATCGCCAGCGATGTAATTATCAAATACATCGCGATCAccagtggtatgaaacgaagctcccgagtccataacccaagaatcaacagggctttccatggataatagcagagcatcatgtacttcctcagtgacagCATTGGCATTATTTTTCGTTGATCTGCAGTTCTTTTTCAGGTGACCAGTCTCACCACAGCTCCAGAACTTCATATTCTTTTCAAGGATGTTTttgtcttttccatttcttgattTGAATCTACCGCTCCATCGGTTTGAACTCCTTTCACCATTCCTGCCTCTTCCTCTGTTATCAAGATTTAGAGCAGATCTCGATGATGTTGCTTCACCCGAGTCTTTCCTGCGAACTTCTTCAGCAAGGATTTGATCTCTAACATCATTGAGTTGTAGTTTTCCTTTTCCAACAGAGTTGCTAACCGCTGCCCGCATCGGTTCCCAAATGTCTGGTAAAGACGCCAGAAGAATAAGTGCCCGaatttcatcatcaaatttgatGTCCACCGATGTCAGCTGAGAGACAATCGTGTTGAATTCATTTATGTGCTTTGCCACCGAAGCACCTTCTCCCATCTTCAAGTTGAATAACTTCTTCATGAAATGTACTTTATTGTTTGCTGATGGCTTCTCGTACATGTCTGACAGAATGGTCATCATTTCCTCCGTGGTTTTGGCCTCCGTCATGTTATGCGCCACGTTCTTCGTTAGGGTCAGTCGTATCACACCTAACACCTGTCGGTCAAGGAGCTCccaatcatcatcctccatcttttctggtttctttcctgatagaggttgatgcagcttcttactgtacagataatctcttatctgtaaccgccagaacgaaaaatctgttccgtcgaacttgttgattcccggtcccgatccatcatctccggccatcacttctctagccttagcaaaaaatctaaaaaatcttttctgatgtggaagatcagacaaggctgcaaccacagagcatactcagaatttttaagaattttcacaacaaggctctgatcccagttgttgggaaattaccccgaagtgatgccgatcacgatgataatatagtaccgaaaaaaatgcggaataaaataatcaacaagaacacaaagatttacgtggttcacccaaaataggctacgtccacggagcactgcaacttttataactggaagaaatattacaacaagtgtatacaccaatacactcaatattcctcacactcccaaacccttgtataccgagaaaataatttctctaactcacacaagagaattcccgcactcaagaaaaaatacactctttttctatgcactctctttttatcaaagctgaaaagcttttgattttgggatactaAAAGCAAACAAGGAAGGCTCAATTTATAACAAATTTCTTGAACCAACTTTGAGGATTTTCCGATGTGGGATATGtgagaaaacatttttaaattCCGCATGGGCCCCACCTCCATTAAAAACTCACCTAACATAGCGATGGATGCCGTTGGATTTTATTCATTGACGAGTGGACTTCCAAGTAGCTATCGCAGTTGATCAAAGAAATCAGCATCTCAATGGCTACCATCCGTTCTTGTTCTTGAGTGAGCGAAAATTGGAAATCTCTAGTATAACTGCAggaaaattaggtttaataTTTGAAAAGCTCAAGCACAAGAGGAATTTTAAGCGACAAAGTGACATAGGAAAAATGCCAACCAATTAGTTTCAAATTAATTTGATCGGCGGGCAATCAGTTCTGCTGATGAGATTGTGGAGAATGGAAGTGAAGAGTGAGAGTAGGAAAAAACTTATCCAACATCTAACAATAGGAAGCATCGACATATTGAAATAAAGGACATCTCAACATTCAATAAACTTGCAAACTCTTTGCAAGATCAATAGCTATAGTTTCAAACAATTTCAGTTTATTAGTTAAATGGATCTACGACCCGACTCGACCTTATTCGACTCATgaaaaatataacttttaagtAACAAGTATTAATTCTCACAGCAGATATTTATCGAATCGACATctcatatatataaattattgagGTCCTCCCACAACAAACCCATTCAATTACCCAAATACTTATAAGAGAGAATTTCACGAGTTATTTTGTGAAATAGATACCCGACCCGACccctaaaaatattaattttcattacATATTTATATGGAACGAGTCAACCCgtccgtctcacaagagacatactctataAATTATACATTTGCGTGCATGTACAATAAACTTTTTTATGTGTGTGTACAGTCGTTTTTTGTATACCtacttttgtttaaaaaaatagaaattaaatttaaaataaaaattttaatttctatgaattttaaaagtttctttaaacaattaatttataaacttttaaatacactaaatgtgtaaaataaataaaatttgaattaaaaaattaattaaagtaaataggGGTATTTGATcaggtaaaaaaaatttaaacaatataaaattCATCAAGAAAAATCACTTAAAAGTCCGTATGTGATACTTAAGCTTATAATGATGGAAGCTGTTTGGATTTTATTGATTGACGAGTGGACTTCCAAGTCTTTCTTGACTTGATGAATCAATCTGTCGCATCCGTTCTTCTTCTTGAGTACTATAAAATAAAAGAGAGCAAATCTTGGAGTATAACTGCAGGAAAATAGCCATGAGAACATCCCAAATATCTTCCATCTTATTGCTTCTTCTTCTCTCTTTGCTTTAGATGAACACTGGCTTTTCCGCAGAAACGGAAGCTGAAGCTCTCGTTCAGTGGAAGAGAACCCTGTCACCATCTCCTTTTACCATTCCATGGTCCCTTGATAATATCAGTAACCTTTGTAATTGGACGGGGATTGCCTGCAATGAAGGGGGCTCCGTTTCCGATATAAACTTATCATATGCCAATCTTTCCGGCAGAATTGACGGGCTCGATTTCGGTTCGTTCCCAAATCTCACCAGTTTTAATATCAGCCGAAACCGCTTCAGTGGATTGATACCGTCTAGTATTGGAAATCTATCTACAATCATTTTCTTGGACCTCAGCCACAATATCTTAGAAGGCATCATTCCACCTGAGATTGGGAATTTAACAGAGATTCGGTACATTAGTTTCCGTTACAACAGGCTCAGTGGTGAAGTTCCACATCAAATTGGCAACCTTCAAAAGGTGACACACTTGGGTTTTGGATTAAATCACTTGGAGACGACTGATTGGTCTAGAATCCCGAGCCTCCCTTTTCTGACATTCCTCAGCCTTGGTGAAAATAATCTCACTTTGCAGTTTCCAAGTTTTATAACCAGGTGCCAGAGTATTACTCTTCTTGATTTGTCATTTAACAATCTCACAGGCCCAATTCCCCAATCAGTATTCAAAAACTTGTTACAGCTCGAAAATCTTGATCTGAGCGGTAACTCATTTGAAGGAAATATTCCGTCTTCTTTAAGCCAACTCGTGAATCTCACCTTTTTGAACTTAGGCTGGAATTCACTTACAGGACCTTTGCCTCTATCCTTGTCAAACCTAACCCAACTAACAGACTTGACGCTAAATGATAATAATCTTTCTGGTGATATCTCCCATTTTTTAAGCAATTGGACCCAACTAAAATACTTGGATCTTGAAAGCAATCGCTTCACGGGGGTGGTTTCATCTGAAACAGGCTTACTGACCAATTTATTTGAACTCGCCCTgcaaaataacaaattttcaGGCTGCATCCCGCTGGAGATTGGAAACCTCCTTAATTTGCAGTATGTAGACCTTTCAAATAATCTATTCTCGAGTTCGATACCACCAACAATCACAAATCTCACAAACCTCATTATGCTAAGCCTTTATGCGAACAATCTCAATGGAACTTTTCCACCTACAATTGGGAATTTAACTTCACTCGAAGATTTTGATGTGAGTAATAACCAATTGACTGGCAAGTTGCCTGagaattttggaaaaaatattCCTAGATTGGCCTCAGCTGATTTTTCTATAAACCACTTCTCGGGGAATCTCCCACAAGGATTATGCTGTGGATTACATGTCTACGATTTTGCAGCGAAAGAAAACGATTTACATGGGCCATTGCTTGAGTGTTTCAAAAATTGTTCGAGTTTACGTACGACGCGCAATTTGAGAAGGCCGAGTTATCTAGTCTTGGACTCAAATAAATTAACAGGTGAAGTTCCTTTTATCACGAGGATATGAGAAAAGTTACATCCGGACGCCCGTTCAAAAGTtgttttcatttaaatttttcGATTTTCTACCCATTAGTTTCTAAGTAATTTGGAGTTTAACAGGAGAGATTCCATCATCCATTTGCGATACGAGTGCCCTTAAGATTCTCCATCTATCGAATAACAGATTGGAAGGAAAAGTTCCACAGTGCATAGGAAACGGAAGTGCTCTGTTATCTCTTGACTTGAATAACAACGATTTGGAAGGAACGTTCCCTCAGTCCTTAGCCAAGTGCCGACAGCTTCAGGTTCTTAACGTCGGGAACAATAAAATCCAAGATTATTTTCCCTCTTGGATGGAAAATCTGGTGGAGCTTCGAGTTCTTGTGCTGAGATCTAATAGGTTCCATGGTACAATGCCTGCTTTAAAGAGTAATATTTCCTGTCCTATGTTGCAAATCTTCGACGTCTCCGACAATCAACTCACTGGAGCTTTGCCAGACcaatatttcaagaatttcaaagcCATGATTGATGTCAAggaaaacaaaaataaacaaaGAACTCAACGTTCACTTACAGCGAGTCTGTAACATTAACTGTAAAAGGACTGGAGCTTCAATATCAGATAATTCTGGAAACACTTACGACCATTGATTTGTCAAACAACCTGTTTCATGGAAATATTTCAGATACAATAGGAATGCTCAAATCATTAAGGTATTTGAATTTGTCCCATAACATCCTCACGGGTCATATTCCTGAATGTGTAGCATATATGAGCGTACTAGAGTCCTTGGACTTATCTTCAAATCAATTGGTAGGGGAAATTCCCCAGCAGTTGACGAGGTTAACATTTCTAGCACGGTTGAATCTGTCATATAATCATCTTGTTGGGCAGATACCCCAATCTAGCGGTCAGTTTTCTACATTTGACAGCAGCTCATACACAGGAAACTCGGGATTATGTGGATTTCCTTTGACTAAGAAATGCACACATGACGAAGAGATGTTGCCACAATAAGGTGATGATGATGGTAGCATTTTGGATGGATTTACGTGGCAAGTTATTCTTATGTGATACGGATTTGGAGTAGTTTTTGGGATCATTGCAAGTCGTTTCGTTTTTTGATCTGCATTAATAGATCTGAGTTCTAAATTCAGCACTAAATAAATTGAGGTTGTTGTactatctatatctatatatatataaaagcagagtttttgccaaaaatagtaatttcccaccaaaatgtcatttctaaaaaaaaaagatataaaTTTAATGAATCTCGAAATAagtgtactgcaataaatgataacttcaattattgtttgtattgattatatcaattattttattaatttaaatttgaatttaattcatttttatattaattcaaatataatttatgtattatatgttttttattttttttattcaaattgaaactaaattatattgaaaacataaactacattaaaatttttgcattgattatatcaatcaatttaatttgtgatatgAATTGTGTTACTatgatatatgtaatttttactacaaactgtataaataaattataaatacaaatgattgcaatgttcagAATCAatcatctatatatatatatatatatatttgccaAAAAATTGATTTCCCGTGAAAATATCAtttctaaaaaaagaaagatatatcaTGGATATTGACATATGTGTACTGCAATAAGTGATCACTTCAATTATtgttgcattgattatatcaattcatttaattcaattttgaatttaattaatatttatattaattcaaatgtaatttatgtattatatgtttttttattttttttactcaaattaaaactaaactctattgaaaacgtaaactatattaaaatttttgcattgattatatcaatcaatttaattaaaaactgtataaatatatttaaaatacaaatgattgcaatgttcagtatcactcatgagataaatcattcaaaaatacattttgctattttaagtaatttccTGCTTAAATTACTTACTaaaaaagaaatacaatatttaattagtttatttaattttctaaaaataaaattggttgagTGTTAAAAGTTATCACTACAATAAGGTTTTCCAATGAACATTAAATTaccatttaataatcataaattttttatccCAAATGtatattatttcgaaattaccttaatttgaaagaattaatgcatggtaattttcttccaaaagcatatgtatattgtatatcttgaattgttttcttaaaaattcaaataagatagcacaaaaaaattaaaagatatagATTCAAAAGAGTTTCAAATGGACATTAAATAACTCTCAATAAACATATATATTACCCTCAATAATCAGAAATGTTTGACACTCAAAGCATGCAATTCGATATTTACATAATTTAAAAGAGTtaatgtatgatataattatgtCAAAAGCAtccaatgtataatttttgtcaCTTGGaatgtcttatttgaattttaaattataaataatgcaatattgcatattatattagaaaccaattttattctatttatcttactaaatttatCAACTCTAAaattgaattctgaaatgactcCTTTTTTCAGcaccatatatgagttgaatccttccaagatgtaatgttcgtttaaatttagatttgtttgTTGTTATGAACTACTTACATATGGAAACAACAAGAACAACGAGACATTAATTTTGAAATCTGTCTTTCATGATCGggaagtaaaaaatattattcttctatttgtacaaaattttaattattacgtattattaatgtgataattttcttctatattacaAGGTTCACGGATACATGATAGTATAAAATGTCCCAATGGAAATGATTAAACCAATTCTAAAGAAAGTACGCATCTTATTAGAAGACAccttaaaaaatttattgacattgctttggaatacacatagtaaatgttaataaaataacttttctgatttatacataatttGCTTATGATCAtatgtttcatttttctttcgaaATAATAGGTTATTGTGTATATTATGAAGagattttgtagataaaatcacaactcatttggataaaaatattgatgaaacaattattgttattattcaaatgtgtcaaacacgtgccatgtcacaaaattgtttgtgaatgtggatttagacgaaattactgaatttttaaaaaagtatttatcattaattttattgaatgtgatttaaaaatagttttttatcgcatgttaaaaaataataatatatagcttttcgaaaattaaataattaaatatgtattaaggttggtggtcgacatcaatacactaaaCACGATAAGCATAATGTCATTGCCTTAGGctaacacaatctaaaattttgatatatgatagtgattattagccaaaaaaattaatcgacatgtgtaatgcccgagatttaattactgtaatcagacgttgattaatggacataattgaggttataggaactcaaaagaagaagcagggcatcgttacagtataagccaagatgttggaccgaacatctggcgccaagatgttggaccgaacatctggcgcccgagcggtagcaaagaactgcccgagcgccaatgcaccatgagtttacttcttggacagaatgtttggcgcccgagcggtagaatattaccgcccgagcgccaggagatgatcagctgagtatctcgacagaaacttccgcgcccgagcggtaaagattaACCGCCCGAGTGCCGCTTGCAAAATATGGAAAATCAGCCACGTATCTTGGCATACaagtggtatatatatatagatatatatccTTCAGATTTCTTCATAAGAAAAGAAAGGAAACGAGAAAGGTTCTTaggaaatccttacgccttatatttcgatccgtccgtcagattttgaatccggacacagtaccgtgttcctatcgacgcaggctacaattggacgtaagttttattacgttttgatatgacttgaaattatgctattgtcagaatcggatatgattcatatatggtgtttctgatatgttaaacatcgtataatcaaaatcggattgaagaacggataccgtatagaattgttatgattttcggagttgatttgactGGGATTGATATCATATTTGTGATGTATTGATGATGAGTTGGgggaattgatatctattgacttgtattgctgggtatattgagattgtacagttatgctgttgaaacagaaattgattcagttctgattatatccagtattgattgagttgtatattgatacgatacactcgatattgtcattgccagattgatattgacaggctttgaatccgagacttcgacagagtcagattgatataaagaaaggtataaatcaatgttgattcgggattgcacaactcgagtttgattcaacttgagtttcccaaaatcacatactgaattatattgcattgatatttgcaattcttgggattgatatccttagtctattgatttatagcagagcaggTGTCAAGTCataggctgatgtgcctagtctttggctgatgtgccaagtcttcggctgattcgccaagacactggatgcttGGTTTATATtgatgtcgcttaggagttgattcattcatatcgctgaaattcgatataggtgcccatatccaggaaccgggatccctagattagatatGAGtagagtctgagatgacgagtctagagttttatttacagctttatatcgatatatgtcttctgatttgatacatgatattgatatatgtttcatgctttgatatatgcttttatctgattgcatgtatacattgtttatactgggatgtatttctcaccggagttatccggctgttgtcttgtttgcatgtgtgcatgacgacaggtggggcaggatcaggatcaggaagaggatgagagattacaaatagcgtggagatccggacttagaatagATGGCTTTTCAGTACTTGAGATGGTCACTGGACTTTAGTTTGAAATGAATATATATCGTACGAGATTTGTATCattatactgacatgtatattagattgaatatATTACGTTTCCGCGcctacattttaaagaaaaaatttttatgtcccacatttcttaattgttatattgattattaataatgattaagaaaacgaattaggttcgggtccccacagcaggcgttgtatttaagaaagttttttaaaattagcgagaaaatattttttatttttattttatataattatattatttttttcaatttaaatatatattcattttttactaatttttaataatatcatcccGTGCATCGAACGGGTTAAATACTAGTACAATGTTATTCCATAGTTCTGACTACATCTAAGAAAAACACCAAAACAACTCATGTGAGACAGTTTCACAGGTTAATTTGTGATACTGATATTCTATTTAAGTTacctatgaaaaatattaatttttatgtcaaaagtattaatttttattgtaaatataggtAAAATAAATCCGTTTCACGAATAAAgatatgtgagaccgtctcacaatatatatattcgaaagaaaaaatattgatgCTTATGTCTATAAATGCCAACTTCTTTTTATTACTTTTAGTCACTTGAAACCAGGAAGTTGGGAATTATATATAAACAGAACAATGTTTTACTACTATAATGACATTGTTTTCTctcttttaaaaacaatatattttttgacaaaaacaagCAATTATAAGATCACATTATGCTCGTAATTATTCAATGCATTTAACCTCAAATCACTTAAAGTTTTATCGTAATACACATTGTCTA
Protein-coding sequences here:
- the LOC142540946 gene encoding LOW QUALITY PROTEIN: uncharacterized protein LOC142540946 (The sequence of the model RefSeq protein was modified relative to this genomic sequence to represent the inferred CDS: inserted 1 base in 1 codon), with amino-acid sequence MNTGFSAETEAEALVQWKRTLSPSPFTIPWSLDNISNLCNWTGIACNEGGSVSDINLSYANLSGRIDGLDFGSFPNLTSFNISRNRFSGLIPSSIGNLSTIIFLDLSHNILEGIIPPEIGNLTEIRYISFRYNRLSGEVPHQIGNLQKVTHLGFGLNHLETTDWSRIPSLPFLTFLSLGENNLTLQFPSFITRCQSITLLDLSFNNLTGPIPQSVFKNLLQLENLDLSGNSFEGNIPSSLSQLVNLTFLNLGWNSLTGPLPLSLSNLTQLTDLTLNDNNLSGDISHFLSNWTQLKYLDLESNRFTGVVSSETGLLTNLFELALQNNKFSGCIPLEIGNLLNLQYVDLSNNLFSSSIPPTITNLTNLIMLSLYANNLNGTFPPTIGNLTSLEDFDVSNNQLTGKLPENFGKNIPRLASADFSINHFSGNLPQGLCCGLHVYDFAAKENDLHGPLLECFKNCSSLRTTRNLRRPSYLVLDSNKLTGEIPSSICDTSALKILHLSNNRLEGKVPQCIGNGSALLSLDLNNNDLEGTFPQSLAKCRQLQVLNVGNNKIQDYFPSWMENLVELRVLVLRSNRFHGTMPALKSNISCPMLQIFDVSDNQLTGALPDQYFKNFKAMIDVKENKNKQXNSTFTYSESVTLTVKGLELQYQIILETLTTIDLSNNLFHGNISDTIGMLKSLRYLNLSHNILTGHIPECVAYMSVLESLDLSSNQLVGEIPQQLTRLTFLARLNLSYNHLVGQIPQSSGQFSTFDSSSYTGNSGLCGFPLTKKCTHDEEMLPQ